A genomic region of Miscanthus floridulus cultivar M001 chromosome 3, ASM1932011v1, whole genome shotgun sequence contains the following coding sequences:
- the LOC136546777 gene encoding large ribosomal subunit protein eL15z, which produces MGAYKYVSELWRRKQSDVMRFVQRVRCWEYRQQPAIVRLTRPTRPDKARRLGYKAKQGYVVYRVRVRRGGRKRPVPKGIVYGKPKHQGITQLKFQRNKRSVAEERAGRKLGGLRVLNSYWVNEDSTYKYFEIILVDVAHTTIRNDPRINWLCNPVHKHRELRGLTSAGKKFRGLRGKGHTHHKNRPSRRATWKRNQTLSLRRYR; this is translated from the exons ATGG GTGCGTACAAGTACGTCTCGGAGCTATGGAGGAGGAAGCAGTCCGACGTGATGCGGTTCGTGCAGCGCGTACGCTGCTGGGAGTACAGGCAACAGCCGGCCATCGTCCGCCTCACAAGGCCCACCCGCCCCGACAAGGCCCGCCGCCTCGGCTACAAGGCCAAGCAG GGGTACGTTGTTTACCGCGTCCGTGTCAGGCGTGGTGGCAGGAAGAGGCCTGTGCCTAAGGGTATTGTCTATGGCAAGCCCAAGCACCAGGGTATCACCCAGCTCAAGTTCCAGAGGAACAAGAGGTCTGTAGCTGAGGAGAGGGCTGGACGTAAGCTTGGTGGACTCAGGGTTCTCAACTCCTACTGGGTGAATGAG GATAGCACCTACAAGTACTTTGAAATCATCCTGGTTGATGTGGCCCACACCACCATCCGCAACGACCCAAGGATCAACTGGCTATGCAATCCTGTGCACAAGCACCGTGAGCTCCGTGGTCTCACCTCCGCAGGCAAGAAGTTCCGTGGTCTGCGTGGCAAGGGCCACACTCACCACAAGAACAGGCCATCGAGGAGGGCCACCTGGAAGCGCAACCAGACCCTTTCCCTCCGCCGCTACCGTTGA
- the LOC136542326 gene encoding uncharacterized Rho GTPase-activating protein At5g61530-like: MPLAEPPQWRRKATDFFSTSSVKLKQAGQSAGDNIADVAGKVGSVVKSRWAVFQEARQQQQQQRPPHETVQERIITAAASTGLLFRKGISETKEKVAVGKVKVEEAAKKTADKSKSILNNIERWQKGVASTDVFGVPIEATVQREQSGKAVPLVLVRCADYLVISGLNNEYLFKSEGDKKVLQQLVSLYNEDSGASLPEGVNPIDVGALVKCYLASIPEPLTTFSLYDELRAARVSIPDLRNILKKLPNVNYMTLEFVTALLLRVSRKSSLNKMDSRSLAVEFAPLIMWRQGDAGTDLRNHLKFTLKPPPKIVDTTSNTATWDLLDEDDEDASSQIPLDDASPPDYSSIEVIQCLIEHHNAIFTDANETVWR; this comes from the exons ATGCCGTTGGCTGAGCCGCCCCAGTGGCGCCGCAAGGCCACAGATTTCTTCTCCACATCCA GTGTCAAGCTGAAGCAGGCAGGGCAATCGGCTGGGGATAATATAGCTGATGTTGCTGGGAAGGTTGGGTCCGTGGTGAAGAGTCGGTGGGCTGTCTTCCAGGAGgctaggcagcagcagcagcagcaacgtcCACCACATGAGACAGTGCAAGAGCGTATCATCACTGCTGCTGCCTCTACTGGTTTGCTTTTCAGGAAAGGCATTTCAGAGACAAAGGAGAAGGTTGCAGTGGGAAAGGTCAAAGTTGAAGAG GCTGCTAAAAAAACTGCAGATAAAAGTAAGAGTATCTTGAACAATATTGAACGCTGGCAGAAG GGAGTCGCAAGCACTGATG TGTTTGGTGTTCCTATTGAAGCCACTGTACAACGAGAGCAATCTGGTAAAGCTGTGCCCTTGGTGCTAGTGAGATGTGCAGACTACCTGGTTATATCTG GTTTGAATAATGAGTACTTATTCAAATCTGAAGGTGACAAAAAAGTTCTTCAGCAGTTAGTTTCCCTTTACAATGAAG ACTCTGGCGCATCTTTACCTGAAGGTGTAAATCCTATTGATGTAGGTGCACTGGTGAAGTGCTACCTTGCCAGTATCCCTGAGCCGCTTACTACATTTTCACTTTATGATGAGCTTCGAGCTGCGAGGGTTAGCATTCCTGATCttaggaacatattgaagaagcTTCCAAATGTGAACTACATGACACTAGAGTTTGTTACAGCATTGCTGCTTCGAGTCAGCCGTAAATCATCACTTAACAAG ATGGACTCCCGCAGCCTTGCTGTGGAATTTGCGCCTTTGATCATGTGGCGGCAAGGTGATGCTGGCACAGATTTGCGTAACCACCTCAAGTTTACCCTGAAACCTCCTCCAAAAATTGTGGATACAACATCAAATACTGCCACATGGGACCTGTTAG ATGAGGATGACGAGGATGCTTCATCCCAAATCCCCTTGGACGATGCTTCACCCCCAGACTACAGCTCCATTGAGGTCATCCAGTGTCTGATCGAGCATCACAATGCCATCTTCACCGACGCAAATGAAACCGTCTGGAGATGA
- the LOC136546778 gene encoding transcription termination factor MTEF18, mitochondrial-like, with product MPLSLRAALQLRRFFSTDAALAPQKLRNLPYRLRHVAVPAARTVISEYLHSTRCLASSHADSIAAHSPRSLLSFLAALPTVPRSLPTSELPAHLRRHLNFHPLNELPFFLESIGGPTAAAPCFNSMFLSDHPSLLGAVAALAHFGFPWSRLGLLFPSVLLNVPPDLISARLSALEARLHRLPRAAIIAACLTFPSLLEGDLSDYDILIKDIATTFKGLGPDLSSSNDIDAFSGVCRRMRMFYDAGTEIGSIGGLVGGSQWVFLELGEKRIAERLWFFKELGMEGKEMGRFLLSNPRIFDLDFSDVVISVPRYLRRVGLAEDEIDAAVEKHPYVVGKNQLENLPRVLRAMELEHRFLEKILTGGESLRYLSPEFVLEDDSYDAEVERAFLDGMAKVMVERKAHFVDKKLEFLKSVGYGENEITTKVIPALNSTKDLLLERFDYLLERGVEYKILCQILRVFPKVLNQSKDMLNEKLNYLTEELGYSLEYLHCFPAFLCFDLENRTKPRYTMLWWLQEHGLLRKKLAPATVLANSEKRFISTLYLVHPAVPKLWLECFSSRIHMEYYLKNINQYPDNI from the coding sequence ATGCCGCTAAGCCTACGCGCCGCGCTCCAGCTCCGCCGCTTCTTCTCCACTGACGCTGCCCTCGCACCCCAGAAGCTGCGGAACCTGCCCTACCGCCTCCGCCACGTTGCCGTCCCCGCCGCGCGCACCGTCATCTCCGAGTACCTCCACTCGACGCGCTGCCTCGCGTCCTCCCACGCCGACTCCATCGCCGCGCACTCCCCGCGctccctcctctccttcctcgccGCGCTCCCCACCGTGCCGCGCTCCCTCCCCACCTCGGAGCTTCCCGCccacctccgccgccacctcaACTTCCACCCGCTCAATGAGCTCCCCTTCTTCCTCGAATCAATTGGCGGGCCCACCGCGGCGGCCCCCTGCTTCAACTCCATGTTCCTCTCCGACCACCCCTCCCTGCTCGGCGCCGTCGCCGCGCTCGCGCACTTCGGATTCCCATGGTCACGCCTCGGACTCCTCTTCCCTAGCGTCCTCCTCAACGTGCCCCCGGACCTCATCTCCGCGCGCCTCTCCGCTCTCGAGGCCCGCCTCCACCGGCTCCCTCGCGCCGCCATCATCGCCGCCTGCCTTACCTTCCCATCGCTTCTCGAGGGGGATCTATCCGACTATGACATACTCATTAAGGATATTGCCACCACGTTCAAAGGATTGGGGCCGGATTTGAGTTCCAGCAATGACATTGACGCGTTCTCGGGGGTGTGCCGGAGGATGCGGATGTTTTATGATGCCGGGACAGAGATTGGTAGCATTGGGGGACTTGTCGGAGGCAGCCAGTGGGTGTTTCTTGAGCTCGGGGAAAAGAGGATTGCTGAAAGGCTGTGGTTCTTCAAGGAGCtggggatggaggggaaggagatgGGAAGGTTTTTGCTGAGCAATCCCAGGATTTTCGATCTTGATTTCTCTGATGTGGTGATCTCAGTGCCAAGGTATCTGCGGAGGGTTGGATTGGCAGAGGATGAGATCGATGCTGCGGTGGAGAAGCACCCGTATGTTGTTGGGAAGAACCAACTGGAGAACCTTCCTAGGGTGCTGCGGGCAATGGAGCTGGAGCATCGGTTCCTGGAGAAGATATTGACCGGTGGGGAGAGTTTGCGCTATTTATCACCAGAATTTGTTTTGGAGGATGATAGCTATGATGCCGAGGTCGAAAGAGCTTTCTTGGATGGGATGGCTAAGGTCATGGTCGAGAGGAAAGCACATTTTGTAGACAAGAAGCTGGAGTTCTTGAAAAGTGTTGGGTATGGTGAGAATGAGATAACCACCAAGGTAATTCCTGCCCTTAACAGCACCAAGGATTTGCTGTTGGAGCGGTTTGACTACCTCCTGGAAAGAGGAGTGGAGTATAAGATACTATGTCAGATCTTGCGCGTTTTTCCAAAGGTGCTGAACCAGAGTAAGGATATGCTCAATGAGAAATTGAACTACCTCACAGAGGAGCTGGGCTACTCCTTGGAGTACCTGCATTGCTTCCCTGCATTTCTGTGCTTTGATTTGGAGAACAGGACCAAGCCTAGGTATACAATGCTTTGGTGGCTCCAAGAGCATGGCTTGCTTAGAAAAAAATTAGCCCCTGCAACAGTGCTTGCTAACTCAGAGAAGAGGTTCATTAGTACCCTTTACCTTGTGCATCCTGCAGTTCCAAAGTTGTGGCTTGAGTGTTTTTCTTCACGAATACATATGGAGTATTATCTCAAGAACATCAATCAGTATCCAGACAACATATAA